Proteins encoded together in one Vigna angularis cultivar LongXiaoDou No.4 chromosome 5, ASM1680809v1, whole genome shotgun sequence window:
- the LOC108340506 gene encoding protein ZINC INDUCED FACILITATOR-LIKE 1 isoform X2 translates to MLGRCLTSILWGVVADRYGRKPVMFAGIVVVVIFNTLFGLSTSFWMALTTRFLLGSLNGMLGPVKAYATEIFRDEHHALGLSTVSAAWGTGLIIGPALGGYLAQPVEKYPHLFSKGSIWDKFPYLLPNLVISAVAFLVIICCFWIPETLHTHSCSDESVEDAEALENGNSGAGKDMTTQKNENLLLNRPLMSSIIIYCVFSLHDIAYQEVFSLWSVSPRKLGGLNFSTNDVGNVLSITGVAMIIYQISVYPFVERACGPVGIGRITGMLSIPLLQSYPFIALLSGVALTIVIVTASILKNILSATIITGLFLLQNRAVEQHQRGAANGISMTGMSLFKAIGPATGGAVLTWSQKRMDASFLSGTNMVFFVLNIIEAIGIIMMFKPFLAEKKKTQSDQLQ, encoded by the exons ATGCTTGGCAGATGTTTGACATCTATATTATGGGGAGTTGTTGCTGATCGCTATGGTAGAAAGCCTGTAATGTTTGCAGGGATTGTGGTGGT TGTCATTTTCAACACACTATTTGGCCTCAGTACTAGTTTTTGGATGGCTCTTACTACAAGATTTCTTCTTGGAAGTTTAAATGGTATGCTTGGACCAGTGAAG GCCTATGCCACTGAAATTTTTCGAGATGAACACCATGCTCTAGGACTATCAACA GTCAGTGCAGCTTGGGGCACAGGTTTAATCATTGGCCCAGCATTGGGAGGCTATTTGGCTCAG CCAGTAGAGAAGTACCCACATTTATTTTCAAAGGGTTCCATTTGGGATAA GTTTCCATACCTCTTGCCCAACCTTGTAATATCAGCAGTAGcatttttagtaattatttgcTGCTTCTGGATTCCG GAAACACTTCACACCCACAGTTGTAGTGATGAATCCGTGGAAGATGCTGAAGCTTTGGAAAATGGAAACAGTGGAGCTGGCAAAGACATGACAACTCAGAAGAATGAAAACCTCCTCTTGAATCGGCCCTTGATGTCATCTATCATAATTTACTGTGTTTTCTCACTTCATGATATTGCTTATCAAGAG GTTTTCTCATTATGGAGTGTCAGTCCTCGAAAGCTGGGGGGGTTGAACTTCTCAACAAATGATGTTGGCAATGTTCTTTCAATAACAG GTGTTGCAATGATCATTTACCAAATTTCGGTCTATCCATTTGTGGAAAGAGCTTGTGGACCTGTTGGAATTGGCCGCATTACAGGG ATGTTATCAATACCTCTTTTGCAAAGCTACCCTTTCATAGCATTGTTGTCAGGTGTTGCACTAACCATAGTCATAGTTACTGCTTCAATTCTAAAGAATATTCTGTCT gCCACCATTATAACTGGTTTGTTCCTCCTACAAAACCGAGCAGTG GAGCAACACCAAAGAGGTGCAGCTAATGGCATTTCCATGACAGGCATGTCCCTATTCAAAGCTATTGGTCCTGCTACAGGTGGTGCAGT ATTAACTTGGTCACAAAAGCGGATGGATGCTTCATTCCTCTCAG GCACCAATATGGTGTTCTTTGTCCTGAACATAATTGAAGCAATTGGAATAATAATGATGTTCAAACCATTTCTTgctgagaagaagaaaacacaGTCAGATCAGTTACAGtga
- the LOC108340506 gene encoding protein ZINC INDUCED FACILITATOR-LIKE 1 isoform X1: MREENVKQPLLGRKKYYDNCPGCKVDQAKELSEGQGVPIKNLAIIWTLVLSNALPISSLFPFLYFMVRDFNIAKTEADISSYAGYIGSSFMLGRCLTSILWGVVADRYGRKPVMFAGIVVVVIFNTLFGLSTSFWMALTTRFLLGSLNGMLGPVKAYATEIFRDEHHALGLSTVSAAWGTGLIIGPALGGYLAQPVEKYPHLFSKGSIWDKFPYLLPNLVISAVAFLVIICCFWIPETLHTHSCSDESVEDAEALENGNSGAGKDMTTQKNENLLLNRPLMSSIIIYCVFSLHDIAYQEVFSLWSVSPRKLGGLNFSTNDVGNVLSITGVAMIIYQISVYPFVERACGPVGIGRITGMLSIPLLQSYPFIALLSGVALTIVIVTASILKNILSATIITGLFLLQNRAVEQHQRGAANGISMTGMSLFKAIGPATGGAVLTWSQKRMDASFLSGTNMVFFVLNIIEAIGIIMMFKPFLAEKKKTQSDQLQ; encoded by the exons ATGAGAGAGGAGAACGTGAAGCAGCCATTGTTGGGGAGGAAGAAGTACTACGATAACTGCCCCGGTTGCAAAGTGGATCAGGCCAAAGAGTTGAGTGAGGGACAAGGCGTACCCATTAAAAATCTTGCTATCATATGGACATTGGTGTTGTCCAATG CACTGCCTATATCATCTCTCTTTCCATTCCTTTATTTCATG GTAAGGGATTTTAATATTGCGAAAACAGAAGCTGATATCAGTTCTTATGCTGGTTATATTG GCTCTTCATTCATGCTTGGCAGATGTTTGACATCTATATTATGGGGAGTTGTTGCTGATCGCTATGGTAGAAAGCCTGTAATGTTTGCAGGGATTGTGGTGGT TGTCATTTTCAACACACTATTTGGCCTCAGTACTAGTTTTTGGATGGCTCTTACTACAAGATTTCTTCTTGGAAGTTTAAATGGTATGCTTGGACCAGTGAAG GCCTATGCCACTGAAATTTTTCGAGATGAACACCATGCTCTAGGACTATCAACA GTCAGTGCAGCTTGGGGCACAGGTTTAATCATTGGCCCAGCATTGGGAGGCTATTTGGCTCAG CCAGTAGAGAAGTACCCACATTTATTTTCAAAGGGTTCCATTTGGGATAA GTTTCCATACCTCTTGCCCAACCTTGTAATATCAGCAGTAGcatttttagtaattatttgcTGCTTCTGGATTCCG GAAACACTTCACACCCACAGTTGTAGTGATGAATCCGTGGAAGATGCTGAAGCTTTGGAAAATGGAAACAGTGGAGCTGGCAAAGACATGACAACTCAGAAGAATGAAAACCTCCTCTTGAATCGGCCCTTGATGTCATCTATCATAATTTACTGTGTTTTCTCACTTCATGATATTGCTTATCAAGAG GTTTTCTCATTATGGAGTGTCAGTCCTCGAAAGCTGGGGGGGTTGAACTTCTCAACAAATGATGTTGGCAATGTTCTTTCAATAACAG GTGTTGCAATGATCATTTACCAAATTTCGGTCTATCCATTTGTGGAAAGAGCTTGTGGACCTGTTGGAATTGGCCGCATTACAGGG ATGTTATCAATACCTCTTTTGCAAAGCTACCCTTTCATAGCATTGTTGTCAGGTGTTGCACTAACCATAGTCATAGTTACTGCTTCAATTCTAAAGAATATTCTGTCT gCCACCATTATAACTGGTTTGTTCCTCCTACAAAACCGAGCAGTG GAGCAACACCAAAGAGGTGCAGCTAATGGCATTTCCATGACAGGCATGTCCCTATTCAAAGCTATTGGTCCTGCTACAGGTGGTGCAGT ATTAACTTGGTCACAAAAGCGGATGGATGCTTCATTCCTCTCAG GCACCAATATGGTGTTCTTTGTCCTGAACATAATTGAAGCAATTGGAATAATAATGATGTTCAAACCATTTCTTgctgagaagaagaaaacacaGTCAGATCAGTTACAGtga